One window of Mesoplodon densirostris isolate mMesDen1 chromosome 15, mMesDen1 primary haplotype, whole genome shotgun sequence genomic DNA carries:
- the HSBP1L1 gene encoding heat shock factor-binding protein 1-like protein 1 yields the protein MAARGPEAPSGRALRDAAENLFQELQEHFQALTATLNLRMEEMGGRIEDLQKNVNDLMVQAGIESSAQEQMARPY from the exons ATGGCCGCGCGGGGCCCCGAAGCCCCCAGCGGGCGCGCGCTGCGGGACGCG GCAGAAAATCTATTTCAGGAACTTCAAGAACACTTTCAAGCTCTGACTGCAACGTTAAACCTCAGAA TGGAAGAAATGGGAGGTCGCATTGAAGACTTGCAGAAGAATGTGAACGACTTGATGGTGCAAGCTGGGATTGAAAGTTCTGCTCAAGAGCAAATGGCGAGGCCGTATTAA